Proteins found in one Actinokineospora alba genomic segment:
- the dnaA gene encoding chromosomal replication initiator protein DnaA yields the protein MSDNQLNLAVVWEQVVRELSAGTLSPSQRAWMRMTRPIGLLDGTALLSAPSDFAKEAIERALREPITEALSRRLGRAVSLAVKVDVALAPPKPAPPVQHNPTLEQSVDGQDAPMAVAVEAPPASQYAGEAEDDGEEVDEEGDALATVHEIWPTFTGQPTTSGQPFTAPAQPQTSKTRLNEKYTFDTFVIGASNRFAHAASVAVAEAPARAYNPLFIWGESGLGKTHLLHAVGHYAQRLFPGMRVRYVSTEEFTNDFINSLRDDRKVAFQRRYRDIDVLLVDDIQFLEGKEGTQEEFFHTFNTLHNANKQIVVSSDRPPKRLETLEDRLRTRFEWGLITDIQPPELETRIAILRKKAAQDRLAAPAEVLEFIAARVEANIRELEGALIRVTAFASLNRQPVDVTLAEIVLRDLIPDSQAPEITAPTIMAVTAEYFGVSIDDLCGPGKTKALAQARQISMYLCRELTDLSLPKIGQTFGGRDHTTVMHADKKIRKEMAERRRIYDQVQELTSRIKQRARA from the coding sequence ATGTCCGACAATCAGCTGAATCTGGCTGTGGTCTGGGAACAAGTAGTTCGAGAGCTGTCCGCGGGAACACTGTCCCCGTCGCAGCGCGCCTGGATGCGCATGACCCGGCCGATCGGACTTCTCGACGGGACCGCTCTGCTGTCGGCGCCCAGCGACTTCGCCAAGGAAGCCATCGAACGCGCCCTGCGCGAGCCGATCACCGAGGCCCTGTCCCGCAGGCTTGGCCGTGCCGTGTCGCTGGCCGTCAAGGTCGATGTCGCGCTGGCGCCGCCGAAGCCCGCCCCGCCCGTGCAGCACAACCCCACACTTGAACAGAGCGTCGACGGCCAGGACGCCCCGATGGCCGTTGCCGTCGAAGCGCCGCCCGCCTCGCAGTACGCGGGCGAAGCCGAGGACGACGGCGAAGAGGTCGACGAGGAAGGCGACGCGCTCGCCACGGTCCACGAGATCTGGCCGACCTTCACCGGCCAGCCCACGACCAGCGGCCAGCCCTTCACCGCCCCGGCGCAGCCGCAGACGTCGAAGACGCGCTTGAACGAGAAGTACACGTTCGACACCTTCGTCATCGGCGCGTCCAACCGCTTCGCGCACGCCGCCTCGGTCGCGGTGGCCGAGGCGCCCGCGCGCGCGTACAACCCGCTCTTCATCTGGGGCGAGTCCGGCCTGGGCAAGACCCACCTGCTCCACGCGGTCGGCCACTACGCCCAACGCCTGTTCCCGGGCATGCGGGTGCGCTACGTCTCGACCGAGGAATTCACCAACGACTTCATCAACTCGCTGCGCGACGACCGGAAGGTGGCGTTCCAGCGCCGCTACCGCGACATCGACGTGCTGCTGGTCGACGACATCCAGTTCCTCGAGGGCAAGGAAGGTACTCAGGAAGAGTTCTTCCACACCTTCAACACCCTGCATAACGCGAACAAGCAGATCGTGGTGTCGTCCGACCGCCCGCCGAAGCGTCTGGAGACGCTGGAGGACCGGCTGCGGACCAGGTTCGAGTGGGGCCTGATCACCGACATCCAGCCCCCCGAGCTCGAGACCCGCATCGCCATCCTGCGGAAGAAAGCCGCCCAGGACCGGTTAGCCGCACCCGCCGAGGTCCTGGAGTTCATCGCCGCCAGGGTCGAGGCGAACATCCGCGAACTTGAAGGCGCCCTCATCCGGGTGACGGCGTTCGCCTCGCTCAACCGCCAACCGGTCGACGTCACCTTGGCCGAGATCGTCCTGCGCGACCTGATCCCGGACTCACAGGCCCCGGAGATCACCGCGCCCACGATCATGGCTGTGACCGCGGAGTACTTCGGCGTCTCCATCGACGACCTCTGCGGCCCCGGCAAGACGAAAGCGCTTGCGCAAGCCCGCCAGATCTCCATGTACCTGTGCCGGGAGCTCACGGACCTGTCGCTGCCGAAGATCGGCCAGACCTTCGGCGGCCGCGACCACACGACGGTCATGCACGCGGACAAGAAGATCCGCAAGGAGATGGCCGAGCGGCGGCGCATCTATGACCAGGTCCAGGAATTGACCTCCCGCATCAAACAGCGCGCTCGCGCCTGA
- the dnaN gene encoding DNA polymerase III subunit beta yields the protein MKIRVERDGLADAVAWVARSLPSRPPVPVLGGVLLDAGSADGSEGLTVSGFDYEVSATVGIPATVADGGRTLVSGRLLADITKSLPAQPVEISVDGSRVAIACGNAKFSLPTMPVEDYPQLPAMPQHAGELAGEVFGQAVSQVAVAAGKDDTLPMLTGVRVEIAGDKLTLVATDRFRLAMREFEWKPSGDVEDAAVLVPARTLAEAAKALGSSGRTVELALSPGDGLLGLSGSGRRATTRLLDAEFPRYRQLLPSEQTSAAIIAVAPLVEAIKRVSLVAERGTQVRLEFSDGGLRLSAGGDDEGSAEEELPVEFTGDPVTIAFNPGYLQDGLAALHCDRAELSFTTPNRPALIKPVGEDGEVIPGYLYLLMPVRLPG from the coding sequence ATGAAGATCCGCGTCGAGCGCGACGGCCTGGCCGACGCCGTCGCCTGGGTCGCGCGCAGCCTCCCGTCCCGGCCTCCCGTTCCCGTCCTTGGCGGGGTTCTTCTCGATGCCGGGTCAGCCGACGGCTCCGAAGGACTCACCGTCTCCGGTTTCGACTACGAGGTGTCGGCCACGGTCGGCATCCCCGCGACGGTCGCTGACGGTGGACGGACTCTCGTGTCCGGCAGGCTGCTCGCCGACATCACCAAATCCCTCCCCGCCCAGCCCGTCGAGATCTCGGTCGACGGCTCGCGGGTCGCCATCGCGTGCGGCAACGCGAAGTTCAGCCTGCCGACCATGCCGGTGGAGGACTACCCACAATTGCCCGCGATGCCACAGCACGCGGGTGAACTCGCGGGTGAGGTCTTCGGCCAGGCGGTCAGCCAGGTCGCGGTCGCGGCGGGCAAGGACGACACCCTCCCGATGCTGACCGGCGTCCGGGTCGAGATCGCCGGCGACAAGCTCACCCTCGTGGCGACCGACCGCTTCCGGCTCGCGATGCGCGAGTTCGAGTGGAAGCCGTCCGGCGACGTCGAGGACGCCGCGGTGCTCGTGCCCGCCCGCACCCTGGCCGAGGCGGCCAAGGCGCTCGGCAGTTCGGGCCGCACGGTCGAACTCGCCCTCTCGCCCGGTGACGGTCTGCTCGGTCTGTCCGGTTCCGGCAGGCGCGCGACGACCCGGCTGCTCGACGCCGAGTTCCCGCGGTACCGCCAGCTGCTGCCGTCCGAGCAGACGTCCGCGGCGATCATCGCCGTCGCCCCGCTCGTCGAGGCGATCAAGCGCGTGTCGCTCGTCGCCGAGCGCGGGACGCAGGTGCGGCTCGAGTTCTCCGATGGCGGCCTGCGCCTGTCCGCCGGTGGCGACGACGAGGGCAGCGCAGAGGAAGAGCTGCCCGTGGAGTTCACCGGCGACCCGGTGACGATCGCGTTCAACCCGGGTTACCTGCAGGACGGTCTGGCCGCGCTGCACTGCGACCGCGCCGAGCTGTCGTTCACCACGCCCAACCGCCCCGCGCTGATCAAGCCGGTCGGCGAGGACGGCGAGGTCATCCCGGGCTACCTCTACCTGCTGATGCCGGTCCGCCTCCCGGGCTGA
- the rsmG gene encoding 16S rRNA (guanine(527)-N(7))-methyltransferase RsmG: MTNVDRTVAASAAAVFGDRLELAERFVGLLTEHGVERGLIGPREVERLWDRHILNSAVVGEQMPNEARVVDVGSGAGLPGIPLAIARPDLQIVLVEPMARRVAWLDEVVETLGLTSVIVLRGRAEESSIKDDVAGADVVTARAVAPLAKLCGWCLPLLRVGGRLVALKGTSAVEEIERDRQAVARLGGADPRVETCGADVLDVPTTVVVVDRVATTRRRTRKDQGAYRA, from the coding sequence ATGACCAACGTTGACCGGACCGTCGCGGCTAGTGCTGCCGCTGTGTTCGGAGATCGGCTGGAGCTCGCGGAGCGGTTCGTCGGGTTGCTGACCGAGCACGGGGTGGAGCGCGGTCTTATCGGGCCTCGAGAGGTCGAGCGGCTGTGGGATCGGCACATCCTCAACTCCGCGGTGGTCGGTGAGCAGATGCCGAACGAGGCCCGGGTGGTCGACGTCGGGTCCGGTGCCGGGCTTCCCGGCATCCCTCTCGCCATCGCTCGGCCGGATCTTCAGATAGTTCTTGTAGAACCAATGGCAAGACGGGTGGCGTGGCTGGACGAGGTCGTGGAGACTCTCGGACTGACGTCAGTCATCGTGCTCCGCGGCCGGGCCGAGGAATCGAGCATCAAGGACGACGTCGCCGGTGCCGATGTGGTCACCGCCCGGGCTGTCGCCCCGCTTGCCAAGTTGTGTGGGTGGTGTCTCCCGTTGCTTCGAGTCGGTGGTCGGCTGGTGGCGCTCAAGGGCACCAGCGCGGTCGAGGAGATCGAACGGGACCGGCAGGCCGTGGCCAGACTGGGTGGCGCCGATCCGCGGGTCGAGACCTGCGGGGCCGATGTCCTCGACGTCCCGACGACCGTGGTGGTCGTCGATCGGGTGGCGACGACGCGCAGGCGGACAAGGAAGGATCAGGGTGCATACCGTGCCTGA
- a CDS encoding Jag family protein: MPETVQESEKTVVEVEGGEAPAEGTTETSGRGSTEELLVQEGDIAGDYLERLLDILDYDGDIDLDVEASRAVVSIDGGEDLEKLVGPRGTVLESLQELTRLAVQQETGTRSRLMLDVAGWRSDRREELRDLGRATAQKVLESGERVRLQPMTPFERKVVHDAVASVKGVHSESEGEDPRRRVVVFPQ; the protein is encoded by the coding sequence GTGCCGGAGACGGTGCAGGAGTCCGAGAAGACCGTTGTCGAGGTTGAGGGCGGGGAGGCCCCGGCCGAGGGGACGACCGAGACCAGCGGGCGTGGGTCGACAGAGGAGCTGTTGGTCCAGGAAGGCGACATCGCCGGGGACTACCTGGAGCGGCTGCTCGACATCCTCGACTACGACGGCGACATCGACCTCGATGTCGAGGCCAGCCGCGCGGTCGTGAGCATCGACGGCGGTGAGGACCTGGAGAAGCTGGTGGGCCCCCGCGGCACGGTGCTCGAGTCGCTACAGGAACTGACGCGGCTGGCGGTGCAGCAGGAGACCGGCACCCGCAGCAGGCTGATGCTCGACGTCGCGGGATGGCGGTCCGACCGCCGCGAGGAACTCCGTGACCTCGGCCGTGCCACGGCACAGAAGGTGCTGGAAAGCGGCGAGCGGGTTCGGCTGCAGCCGATGACCCCGTTCGAACGCAAGGTCGTCCACGACGCGGTGGCGTCGGTCAAGGGCGTGCACAGCGAGAGCGAGGGCGAGGATCCCCGCCGGCGTGTGGTGGTCTTCCCGCAGTAG
- the rpmH gene encoding 50S ribosomal protein L34: MSKRTFQPNNRRRAKTHGFRLRMRTRAGRAIIASRRRQGRKELSA; this comes from the coding sequence GTGAGCAAGCGCACCTTCCAGCCGAACAACCGTCGTCGGGCCAAGACCCACGGCTTCCGTCTGCGTATGCGGACCCGCGCGGGCCGCGCGATCATCGCGTCCCGTCGTCGGCAGGGCCGCAAAGAGCTGTCGGCCTGA
- the yidD gene encoding membrane protein insertion efficiency factor YidD: MKQATAVRDDVATDRPGPVARVLLVPVHVYRRWISPVLPPACRFYPSCSAYAVEALTVHGAVRGSWLALRRLLRCGPWHPGGLDPVPPRKPKNESGSPSPAEPNVAEE; encoded by the coding sequence GTGAAACAGGCTACGGCGGTGCGCGACGACGTCGCGACCGATCGGCCGGGCCCGGTCGCGCGCGTGTTGCTGGTTCCCGTGCACGTCTACCGGCGGTGGATCTCGCCGGTGCTTCCGCCCGCATGCCGCTTCTATCCGAGCTGCAGCGCGTACGCCGTCGAGGCGCTGACCGTCCACGGTGCGGTGCGCGGCTCGTGGCTCGCGTTACGCAGACTGTTGCGGTGTGGTCCGTGGCACCCAGGCGGCCTCGATCCGGTGCCGCCCCGAAAGCCGAAGAACGAGTCCGGGTCCCCTAGCCCGGCCGAACCGAATGTTGCCGAGGAGTAG
- a CDS encoding ParA family protein, whose amino-acid sequence MKHPEAPFPRPTHRRVMTVANQKGGVGKTTSTVNLAAALAMHGLRVLVIDLDPQGNASTALGVDHRSGTPSVYEVLLGEVTLADAAQTSDQSDLLFCVPATIDLAGAEIELVSMAGRESRLKEALSDEALDQLNPDYVFIDCPPSLGLLTVNAMVAAQEVLIPIQCEYYALEGLSQLLRNIELVQSHLNRALTVSTILLTMYDGRTKLADQVTSEVRHHFGDTVLKTVIPRSVKVSEAPGYGQTVLAYDPGSRGAMSYLDAAREVAFRGAGVEQ is encoded by the coding sequence ATGAAGCACCCGGAGGCACCATTCCCCCGGCCCACCCACCGTCGAGTGATGACCGTGGCGAACCAGAAGGGCGGGGTCGGCAAGACGACCAGCACCGTCAACCTGGCCGCCGCGCTGGCCATGCACGGGTTGCGTGTCCTGGTCATCGACCTCGACCCGCAGGGCAACGCCAGCACCGCGCTCGGTGTCGACCACCGGTCCGGGACGCCTTCGGTCTACGAGGTGCTTCTCGGTGAAGTCACCCTCGCCGACGCCGCGCAGACCAGCGACCAGTCCGATCTCCTCTTCTGCGTGCCCGCCACGATCGACCTGGCGGGCGCCGAGATCGAGTTGGTGTCCATGGCGGGCCGCGAGTCCCGGCTGAAGGAGGCGCTCTCGGACGAGGCGCTGGACCAGCTCAACCCGGACTACGTCTTCATCGACTGCCCGCCGTCGCTCGGTCTGCTGACCGTCAACGCGATGGTCGCCGCCCAGGAAGTCCTGATCCCCATCCAGTGCGAGTACTACGCACTCGAGGGACTCAGCCAGCTGCTGCGCAACATCGAGCTCGTGCAGAGCCACCTGAACCGGGCGCTGACCGTCTCGACGATCCTGCTGACGATGTATGACGGCCGCACCAAGCTCGCCGACCAGGTGACCTCCGAGGTCCGCCACCACTTCGGTGACACGGTCCTCAAGACCGTCATCCCGCGCAGCGTGAAGGTCTCCGAAGCCCCCGGCTACGGCCAGACCGTGCTCGCCTACGACCCAGGTTCCCGCGGCGCCATGTCGTACCTGGACGCCGCACGTGAAGTCGCCTTCCGAGGAGCAGGGGTAGAGCAATGA
- a CDS encoding ParB/RepB/Spo0J family partition protein: MTGPAGRKGGLGRGLAALIPQGPPPPPIDVSTPRVPVRVDGLNNNHQAPSHTGAVAGAVYREIDTASIVANPKQPRQVFDEDALAELEHSIREFGLMQPIVVRELGDDKFELVMGERRLRASQRAGLKRIPAIVRQTADDAMLRDALLENIHRVQLNPLEEAAAYQQLLEEFEVTHEDLAARIGRSRPVITNTIRLLKLPLPVQRRVAAGVLSAGHARALLGLEEPGEQEELATRIVAEGLSVRATEEAVTLAKSAPAAKPKAAPRKPMVAPGLQDVAERLSDKFDTRVRVELGKRKGRIVVEFGSVDDLERIVGMMAENGTIQT; the protein is encoded by the coding sequence ATGACCGGACCAGCCGGACGCAAGGGCGGCCTCGGCCGCGGCCTGGCCGCACTCATCCCCCAAGGCCCGCCGCCGCCCCCGATCGACGTGTCGACGCCGCGGGTGCCGGTGCGGGTGGACGGGCTGAACAACAACCACCAGGCGCCCAGCCACACCGGCGCCGTGGCGGGCGCGGTCTACCGGGAGATCGACACGGCGTCGATCGTGGCGAACCCGAAGCAGCCGCGGCAGGTGTTCGACGAGGACGCGCTCGCCGAGTTGGAGCACTCGATCCGCGAGTTCGGGCTGATGCAGCCGATCGTGGTTCGCGAGCTGGGTGACGACAAGTTCGAGCTCGTCATGGGCGAGCGCAGGCTGCGCGCGTCGCAGCGGGCCGGGCTCAAGCGCATCCCCGCGATCGTCCGGCAGACGGCCGACGACGCCATGCTGCGCGACGCGCTGCTGGAGAACATCCACCGGGTTCAGCTCAACCCGCTCGAAGAGGCGGCGGCCTACCAGCAGCTGCTCGAAGAGTTCGAGGTGACGCACGAGGACCTGGCGGCCCGCATCGGGCGCAGCAGGCCGGTCATCACCAACACGATCCGACTGCTCAAACTCCCCCTCCCCGTTCAGCGCCGAGTGGCCGCGGGCGTGCTGTCCGCCGGACACGCGCGCGCTCTGCTCGGGCTTGAGGAGCCGGGCGAGCAGGAAGAGCTGGCGACCCGCATCGTCGCCGAGGGGCTGTCGGTCCGCGCGACCGAGGAAGCGGTTACGCTCGCGAAGAGCGCGCCCGCCGCCAAGCCGAAGGCCGCGCCGCGCAAGCCGATGGTCGCCCCCGGTCTCCAGGACGTTGCCGAGCGGCTGTCGGACAAGTTCGACACCCGGGTCCGAGTCGAACTCGGGAAGCGAAAAGGCCGGATCGTCGTCGAATTCGGGTCGGTTGACGACCTTGAGCGCATCGTCGGCATGATGGCCGAAAATGGGACAATTCAGACATAG
- the yidC gene encoding membrane protein insertase YidC has product MLDFIYYPVSFILWCWHWVFGHVFGEASAVSWALGIVFLVFTLRAIMYKPTVKQVRSMRKMQEFAPEIKKLQTKYKNDKPKMQQEMQKLQQQHGVNPLGGCLPMLLQIPVFLGLFHVLRSFGNSPTENYFFDERGVSSYLAADLFGARLGNWITEPAAELAKFDVSRGAVIAVAVPLMIAASILTHLTARHSVARQNPESATPQTAMMNKLTLYMFPLGVLVGGFFFPIGLLMYWLSNNGWTLAQQHFVYRKIDAEEEEKKAAVIEKRNALAPKPGQKPAAKKRPAAPTASTASTDSAAPKPAASTEKPADAVKPPADNGTEIPGLISDRSRSKKSGRKNR; this is encoded by the coding sequence GTGCTCGATTTCATCTACTACCCGGTGTCCTTCATCCTCTGGTGTTGGCACTGGGTCTTCGGCCACGTGTTCGGCGAGGCGAGCGCCGTCTCCTGGGCGCTGGGCATCGTGTTCCTGGTCTTCACGCTGCGGGCGATCATGTACAAGCCCACGGTCAAGCAAGTGCGCTCCATGCGGAAGATGCAGGAGTTCGCGCCCGAGATCAAGAAGCTGCAGACGAAGTACAAGAACGACAAGCCGAAGATGCAGCAGGAGATGCAGAAGCTGCAGCAGCAGCACGGCGTCAACCCGCTCGGCGGCTGTCTGCCGATGCTGCTGCAGATCCCCGTCTTCCTCGGCCTGTTCCACGTGCTCCGCTCGTTCGGCAACAGCCCCACGGAGAACTACTTCTTCGACGAGCGCGGCGTCAGCTCCTACCTCGCCGCCGACCTCTTCGGTGCGCGCCTGGGCAACTGGATCACTGAGCCCGCCGCCGAGCTGGCGAAGTTCGATGTGTCCCGTGGCGCTGTCATCGCCGTCGCCGTTCCGCTGATGATCGCGGCGAGCATCCTCACGCACCTCACCGCGCGGCACTCGGTGGCCCGGCAGAACCCGGAGTCGGCCACCCCGCAGACCGCGATGATGAACAAGCTGACGCTGTACATGTTCCCGCTGGGCGTGCTCGTCGGTGGCTTCTTCTTCCCGATCGGTCTGCTCATGTACTGGCTGAGCAACAACGGCTGGACGCTGGCGCAGCAGCACTTCGTGTACCGCAAGATCGACGCGGAGGAAGAGGAGAAGAAGGCCGCGGTCATCGAGAAGCGCAACGCGCTCGCTCCCAAGCCCGGCCAGAAGCCCGCGGCCAAGAAGCGCCCCGCTGCCCCGACCGCGTCGACTGCCTCGACCGATTCCGCCGCTCCGAAGCCTGCCGCTTCGACCGAGAAGCCTGCTGACGCGGTCAAGCCGCCCGCCGACAACGGCACCGAGATTCCCGGTCTGATCTCAGACCGATCCCGTAGCAAGAAGTCAGGTCGCAAGAACCGCTGA
- the gnd gene encoding phosphogluconate dehydrogenase (NAD(+)-dependent, decarboxylating), translated as MPHMQLGLVGLGKMGFNMRERLRVAGHDVVGYDRNPDVSDTDSLADLAAKLDAPRVVWVMVPAGEPTRQTVTELGELLSDGDLVIDGGNSRFTDDTVNADLLAKNGIGYLDCGVSGGVWGKDNGYGLMVGGAEADVERAMPIFDSLRPEGPREEGFAHAGAVGAGHFAKMVHNGIEYGLMQAYAEGYELLTAAEAVTDVPAVLKAWTRGTVVRSWLLDLLVKALDEDPGLAELTGYVEDSGEGRWTVEEAINHAVPAPVISAALFARFASRQTDSPAMKAVSALRNQFGGHAVHKAGPTSGAGEVK; from the coding sequence ATTCCACACATGCAGCTCGGACTGGTCGGCCTGGGCAAGATGGGCTTCAACATGCGCGAGCGGCTTCGCGTAGCGGGCCACGACGTCGTCGGGTACGACCGCAACCCCGACGTCAGCGACACCGACTCGCTCGCCGACCTCGCGGCGAAGCTCGACGCGCCGCGGGTCGTGTGGGTCATGGTCCCGGCGGGCGAGCCGACCCGGCAGACGGTCACCGAACTGGGTGAACTGCTCAGCGACGGCGACCTGGTGATCGACGGCGGCAACTCGCGCTTCACCGACGACACGGTCAACGCCGACCTGCTCGCCAAGAACGGGATCGGCTACCTCGACTGCGGTGTGTCCGGCGGCGTCTGGGGCAAGGACAACGGCTACGGCCTGATGGTCGGCGGTGCCGAGGCCGATGTCGAGCGGGCGATGCCGATCTTCGACAGCCTGCGTCCGGAAGGTCCGCGTGAGGAAGGCTTCGCGCACGCCGGCGCTGTCGGCGCGGGCCACTTCGCGAAGATGGTCCACAACGGCATCGAGTACGGCCTGATGCAGGCCTACGCCGAGGGCTACGAGCTGCTGACCGCCGCGGAAGCCGTCACCGACGTGCCCGCGGTGCTCAAGGCGTGGACCCGCGGCACGGTCGTGCGGTCCTGGCTGCTGGACCTGCTGGTCAAGGCCCTGGATGAAGACCCGGGCCTGGCCGAGCTGACCGGCTACGTCGAGGACTCCGGCGAGGGCCGGTGGACCGTCGAGGAGGCGATCAACCACGCGGTTCCCGCGCCGGTGATCTCCGCCGCGCTGTTCGCCCGGTTCGCGTCTCGGCAGACCGACTCGCCCGCGATGAAGGCGGTCTCGGCGCTGCGGAACCAGTTTGGCGGGCACGCGGTGCACAAGGCCGGACCGACGTCCGGGGCAGGCGAAGTGAAGTAG
- the recF gene encoding DNA replication/repair protein RecF (All proteins in this family for which functions are known are DNA-binding proteins that assist the filamentation of RecA onto DNA for the initiation of recombination or recombinational repair.), which produces MHVRHLQVVDFRSWELADLELEPGPAVLVGANGQGKTNLVEAIGYVATLSSHRVASDAPLVRHGAQRAIIRTAVVNDGRELTVELEVTPGKANRARVNRGPVPRTRDVLGILRTVLFAPEDLSLVRGDPGERRRFLDDLLVLRAPRYAGVRADYDKVLRQRNALLKSAATSRRARRADPDALSTLDVWDGHLATHGAQLLAARLDLVADIGPLVSAAYAGVAPESRPAQIAYRAGIANSLPEGYGTPDGERADIEVVADALLAELVVRREAELDRGVSLVGPHRDELDLILGEAPAKGYASHGESWSFALALRLGSYELLRSEGSEPVLVLDDVFAELDRRRRQRLAEVAVGAEQVLVTAAVEEDVPSELAGARYSVADGEVRRV; this is translated from the coding sequence GTGCACGTCCGGCACTTACAGGTCGTCGACTTCCGCTCCTGGGAGCTCGCCGACCTGGAACTGGAGCCGGGACCAGCGGTGTTGGTCGGCGCGAACGGCCAGGGCAAGACGAACTTGGTCGAGGCGATCGGCTACGTGGCGACCCTGTCCTCGCACCGGGTCGCGTCCGACGCGCCGCTGGTCCGGCACGGTGCGCAGCGAGCGATCATCCGCACGGCCGTGGTCAACGACGGCCGCGAGTTGACGGTGGAACTCGAGGTCACGCCCGGCAAGGCGAACCGTGCCCGGGTCAACCGCGGGCCGGTCCCGCGGACCCGGGACGTGCTGGGCATCCTGCGCACGGTGTTGTTCGCGCCCGAGGATCTTTCGCTGGTGCGCGGCGACCCCGGCGAGCGCCGCCGATTTCTCGACGACCTCTTAGTACTGCGCGCGCCGCGGTACGCCGGTGTCCGCGCGGACTACGACAAGGTGCTGCGCCAGCGGAACGCGCTGCTCAAGAGCGCGGCGACGAGCAGGCGCGCGCGCCGGGCCGACCCCGACGCGTTGTCCACGCTCGACGTCTGGGACGGGCACCTCGCCACGCACGGCGCGCAGCTGCTCGCCGCGCGGCTCGACCTGGTCGCCGATATCGGGCCGCTGGTCTCGGCCGCGTACGCCGGGGTGGCTCCCGAGTCGCGGCCCGCGCAGATCGCGTACCGCGCGGGAATCGCGAACAGCCTCCCCGAGGGCTACGGCACGCCCGACGGTGAGCGGGCGGACATCGAGGTGGTCGCCGACGCGCTGCTCGCGGAGCTGGTCGTCCGGCGTGAGGCGGAGCTGGACCGCGGGGTCAGTCTGGTCGGTCCGCACCGCGACGAGCTGGACCTCATCCTCGGCGAGGCGCCTGCCAAGGGGTACGCGAGCCACGGCGAGTCGTGGTCGTTCGCGCTGGCCTTGCGGCTGGGGTCCTACGAGCTGCTCCGGTCCGAGGGCAGTGAGCCGGTCCTGGTGCTCGACGACGTGTTCGCCGAGCTGGACCGCCGCCGCAGGCAGCGACTCGCCGAAGTGGCGGTGGGGGCCGAACAGGTCCTCGTGACCGCCGCGGTGGAGGAGGATGTGCCCAGCGAGCTGGCCGGGGCGCGGTATTCCGTGGCGGACGGGGAGGTACGACGTGTCTGA
- the rnpA gene encoding ribonuclease P protein component: MLPAAARLTSSADFQRVTRKGRRAGRPRLVVHAVTERMQATTEADPCAERNTVPPRVGFVVSKAVGNAVVRHRVARRLRHLAGARLGTLPPGTALVVRALPPAAGATSAELGQDFDAAIRKLRLVADDSGGDR, from the coding sequence GTGCTCCCCGCGGCCGCTCGGCTGACCAGCAGCGCGGACTTCCAACGGGTGACCCGGAAAGGTCGCCGTGCTGGACGTCCCCGCCTTGTGGTGCATGCCGTGACGGAGCGGATGCAAGCGACTACCGAAGCCGACCCTTGTGCGGAGCGGAACACCGTGCCGCCGAGGGTCGGTTTTGTCGTGAGCAAGGCCGTCGGCAACGCGGTGGTCCGCCACCGGGTCGCACGCAGGCTTCGGCACCTCGCGGGGGCCCGGCTCGGAACTCTCCCGCCTGGTACCGCGTTGGTTGTTAGGGCTCTTCCCCCGGCAGCGGGCGCGACGAGCGCCGAACTCGGCCAGGACTTCGACGCCGCGATCCGCAAACTGCGACTGGTCGCGGATGACAGTGGTGGTGACCGGTGA